Below is a genomic region from Deltaproteobacteria bacterium.
GCAATGCCTCAAGTGACTATGTACGTTTCGCTCCTGCTCCAAGGGGGCTTTCCATAGTTGACAAAGAGATGACATTTGCTGAATACTGGGCTCATCCTGACCCGTTTGAGGCGATGCGCCGCAAGTCAGCAAAATGTGCTGAGGTTTTGGTTCCAGATCGTATAGACCCTAGTCTTATTATGGGAGCTTATGTCTCGTGTCCTGAAGCAAAAGCAGCAGTTGAAGCACTGGGAGTTGATATTCCTGTAACTATAAATTCATATCTTTTCTTCACATAAGGAGGGGAAAATGGTCAAAGTATTGATGGGAGATATTCTAGAATCCAAGGCCCAGACCCTTGTCAATACTGTGAATTGCGTTGGAATCATGGGAAAGGGGATTGCACTAGAATTTAAAGAGCAGTTCCCTGATATGTTCAGGGATTATGTAGAACGGTGCAATCGGAAAGAGGTCAAACTTGGGAAACCCTATCTGTTTAAAAGGCTTATTCCCCCTTGGATTTTGAACTTTCCAACTAAGGAACATTGGAGGTCTGTTTCGCGCATTGAAGACATTATACAGGGTTTAAAATATTTGCTTCAGCATTACAAAGAATGGGGGATTACGTCTCTTGCTGTTCCCCCGCTTGGTTGTGGTCAAGGTCAATTGGATTGGAAGATAGTTGGGCCAACCCTATACCGCTACTTAAATCAATTAGATATCCCTGTTGAGCTTTATGCACCCTACGGGACACCACATGAAGAGTTGCAGCCTGAATTTCTGGAGCAGGCCCCAGATGTTAAAAGGACCGAGCCAGAATTTGCTCCGGAAAGGATTAAACCTGCATGGGTTGCCTTAGTGGAAATTCTGAAACGCGTGGAAGAAGAACCTTACCATTGGCCTGTTGGCAGAACTACGTTCCAGAAAATTGCCTACATTGCAACCCAAGAGGGATTGCCGACTGGACTGCAATACAAAAAATCAAGCTTTGGACCATTCTCTCCAGAGTTAAAGGGTGTTATTACCCAATTAGTCAACAATGGCTTAATACGGGAAGAGCAACTTGGACGTATGTTTGCAGTGAAGGTTGGGCCAACTTTTGAGGATGCACGCAAAGCTTACGTGAATGATTTAGTAAAATGGGAATCAATTATTGATAAGACAGCGGATTTATTCATGCGCATGCAAACAAGGCAATCTGAGGTCGTTGCTACAGTCCTTTTTGCTGCCAATATATTATCAAACAAAATAAATGACCAACCCTCCGAAGCAGAAGTCTTACATGAAGTAATGCAATGGAAACAACGCCGTCGCCCAAAACTTAATGCCAAGGAGGTCGCCTACACGATTCGTAACCTAGCTGCTTTGAGATGGTTGAAAGTCAAACCAAGTTCAGGCTTACCAATACCGGATGAAATTATTGCTGAGGCATAACTATAGTTCTTTTAATAACCTCACAAGGATTTGGTAAAATAATCCAACATTATCTTGACAGAATATCTTTCTAAGATTATACTTGGTTTTGGAGGGAAAAAGGAGGGGGGGAGATGGGTAAGGTTTATATAGAACTTGGAAGCAGGATTAAAAAATTGAGGGAACAACGGGGGATTAGCCAACAGAGGCTTGCGGAACTGTTAGGTGTTTCACGTCCTACCATATCTCAAATAGAGATGGGAGAGAGAAAGGTATCTGCTGATGAGTTAATAAAGCTGTCGGAGATATTTGATGTCTCCGTGGAGCACCTGCTTGGTGTGAAAAAGGGGCCTGAGGTGATACTTAGAGAAACCAAAAAGAAACAAAAGGTAAAACCTCAAATAAGAATCAATGTGCCGCAAAAGAATTTAGAGAAGTTCAAGGAAGTTATTATCTATATCCTTAACAAGGTCGGCTCAAAGCCTAACATTGGAGAGACGGTGATCTATAAGCTTCTCTATTTCATTGATTTTGACTTTTACGAGAAATATGAAGAGCAGTTGATTGGTGCAACTTACATTAAGAACCGTTATGGGCCAACGCCAATAGAGTTCGAAAGAGTAGTGGACAAAATGATTGGAGATAGAGAAATCATGAAGGTCAAAAGTACCTATTTCGAATATCCCCAAACAAAATATTTACCCTTAAGAAAAGGAGACCTTTCCAAACTAAAGGCAAACGAAATCGAAGTTATTGATGATGTCCTGAACAGGCTCTCTGATATGAACGCCTCTCAAATAAGCGAATACTCCCATAACGATGTCCCCTGGCTTACAACAGAAGACCAAGGGATCATTGAATACGAGTCTGTTTTCTATAGAACCTCAGCTTATTCGCTAAGAGAATATAGTGAAGATATTCAATGAAATTTCCCGTCTACCCGAGTTTAATAAGGATTTTAAGAGGCTTTTAAAGAGATTTAAAACCCTGGAAGAGGATTTTATAATCTTTATAGAAAAGCAATTGAACCTCTATCATAAGCTAAAGATAGATAATAAAGGCATATTCCCACTAACCGGCTTAGGGGTAGAATACCCAAAGATATACAAGGCAAAGAAGTTTGCCTGTAGGTCTCTAAAAAGTAAAGGGGTTCAGTCGGGTATTAGAGTAATCTATGCTTATTTTGAGGATGCGGATAGAATTGAGCTAATCGAGATTTATTACAAAGGGGATAAGCAAAGTGAAGACAGAGATAGAATATCGAAACATTACAGAAGGTAGGGACGTTAAAAGATCATTTAATGCGAAATGTAGAGGGGTCGAAAAACGAAAAAATAAATAGAAAAAATGGAAGAAGCCAAATTTGCTGAATTTGTCCATAAACCATGGCCTCGGGGGCGCAGGGAGACGGAGATGACCAAACCCATCACTGAAGGGGAGTGCATCATACTCCTGGATCCAGCGGATGAGAAGGAGTTCTTCTTCAAGATGAGGCAAAAGGGGCATATTAACCTCTACAAAGGAAAGATCCTCCACAACGAGATCATCGGCAAAACCGAGGGCGCAGTGGTGCGCAGCTCCAAGGGGGAACCATTTCTCGTCTTCAGGCCGACCCTCTATCAGTTCATCATGCATATGAAGAGGGACACCCAGATCATCTACCCCAAGGACCTGGCCCTGATCTTAGTCTATGCCGATATCTACCCTGGATGCATTGTGCTCGAGGCCGGGATAGGCTCTGGTGCCCTGACCCTGGCGCTGCTACGAGGTGTGGGAACTGAGGGGAAGGTCATCTCCTATGAGGTACGGGATGAGTTCATCCAGCGGGCAAAAAAGAACATCAACCTCCTCTTGGAGGATCCCCCTAACCTAGAGGTGAAATTGAGGGATATATATGAGGGGATAGAGGAGGAGGGGCTGGACAGGATCATCTTGGACATCCCCGAGCCCTGGCGGGTAATAAACGATGTAGCTGTGAGCCTGCGTCCTGGGGGGGTGTTCCTGGGCTATCTGCCCACCATCATCCAGGTCAAATCCCTGGTGGATGCCCTGCGGGAGGAAAAGAGGTTCACCTCCATCCAGGTCTTTGAGTCCCTGGTCAGGAACTGGAATATAGAGGGGCTCAGTGTGCGTCCCTTTCACCGAATGGTGGCCCATACAGGCTTTATAACCTTGGCCAGGAGGGGGGAAACCCCTTAAATCACTTATGCCAAATATAATTTAAGTGGGGGTGGGTGTCCTGCACCTCCTCCCTGAGGCGTTGAGTGATCTCCTTTATAAAGTAATCAAGCACCGACGGCCTCCTCTTTCGGGCATAGACCACATGGGGCTTTCCCTTTATCCCTGCCATCTTGGCAGCCAACTCTATGGTATCTTCCAAGTTCCCCAGTTTGTCCACCAGCCCTAAGGCCAAGGCCTGTTCCCCGGAGAAGATCCTCCCGTCGGCGATGGCGGCTACCTTTTCGATGGGGAGCCTTCTCCCCTCGGCCACCGCCTTGATAAACTGGCGGTGCACAGTGTCGATCACCTCCTGGAGTAAGGCCTCCTCCTCCGGAGTCATCTCCCTGAAGGGCGAACCGATATCCTTGTGAGGGCCGCTCTTTACCACGTACCCCTTATAACCGATCTTTTTCAGGAGTTCTTCTATATTAGAAAACTGCATCACCACCCCAATACTCCCGGTGATGGTGCCCGGATTGGCCACGATCTTGTCGGCCCCACAGGCCACATAGTACCCCCCTGATGCCGCCACCCCCCCCAGAGAGGCCACCACCTTCTTCACCCTCCTGGCCTTGACCACTTCCCGATAGATCTCCTGGGACGCCCCTACCCCCCCGCCAGGGGAGTCAATGCGCAAAACGATCGCCTTTACTCCACCATCTTCTGTAAAGGACTTGACCCCCCGGATGACCTCCCTGGAATTGGAGATGACCCCGGTGATTTCCACCACCCCTACCTTATCCCCGAGGACGAAGGAGGGGGCCTCCCTCCTAAACATATAGGTCAACAGGAGGATAGACCCCACAAAGACCACCAAGATCACCCCAATGATGATGAGCCCTATCAAGACCGGGTGTTTCTTCATCATCCACCTCCCCCTTGTTTGGAAGGACCTTGCGTTGATAACTCTATTTCCAGCTCCTCAGGGGTTAAGGTTATAACCTTGACCTTGAGGCCGCCGAATTCCTGGTGAAGGATTTTGTCGGCCAACCTGCCCGTCTCACCTTTCAGGACCAACCCCCAGGTGAACTTGGTGGGTTCGATCTCGGTGAGGGCAAACGTCGAAACCTCTACATCCTCTTTGAGGAATTCCTCCACCTTTAGATAAACCCGATAACTCTTGATCCCCGCCACCACCAATTTGACCTTCCGCAAAAGGGGCCTTTCCTCCCCCCTTCCCAAAAGCCCCAGTGACTCCAAACTCTTCTTTATCCCCTTAGTATCCACCAAGACCTCTAGCAAGGCCTGATATCCGGTGGACAGGGGGGTCTCCTCCAGGACCTTATAGCTCAAGACAAATGATTCAGCCCTGTTATAAACCCCTTCGACCAATATCTTATGTTGCTCCTCCATGGCCTGGAACGTGATCATACCCCTCACAGCCTCCTCTACTGCCTTCCTTAACCCATCCTTTACAGCCATCTCCAGGGTAGGGTGCGGGAGGTCATCTCCCCTTTCGCTCTTGCCCAAGACCACAAAGGTCTCCTCCCCCCATCCTAAGCCACAGACACCCAAGAGAAAGAAAACCAAAGGGACAATCAGGACAATCCTCTTCATCTCAGTCCCTTACGACGTTAAGGTACGAGTTATCCAGAGGGGGCCAAAGGCACCCTTCTGATAGACCCGCAACATCCCCGCTCTGATCAGCTCCAAGAGGGCGAGGAAGGTGATGATCAACTCCTCCCGCGAGGCAAAGGGGGTAAAAAGGGACAAAAAGGGTACAGCCTCACCTGTCCCTTGGAGTCTATCCCATAACTCCCTAATCTTATCCCCCAGGGTTACCCTCTCCAAGGTGATTTCATGAAGCTCCTCCACCTCCCGGCGTTGTAGCAGATCGTGCAGCGCATCGATGAGGTGAAAGAGACCTGCCTCTATCTCCCCTTGCTCGGCCTCGATCTCCTGGGCAGGTCTGACAAAGACATCCCTCTCCAATAACTCTTGATGCGACAGACACAAAGCGGCCTCTTTGAACCTCTTATACTCCAAAAGGCGATGGACAAGCTCTGTGCGGGGATCTTCCTCCTCTTCCTCTTCTTCTTGGATGGTTGACGGAAGGAGCATCCTAGACTTTATATACATAAGGGTAGCCGCCATCAACAAAAATTCCCCCGCGATATTGAGGTCGAGGGCCTTCATTATCCTTATATATTCTAAGTATTGTTCAGTGATCAAGGCGATGGGGATGTCGTATATATCCAATTGATTCTGCTTGATCAGATGAAGCAATAGGTCTAAAGGTCCCTCAAAAACATCGACCTTTACCTGATAAAGCTCCATGGCTATATCTCCATGGCCTCCCTCGCCTCAGTCATGGTGTTCTGGGCCACCGCTGTCGCCCTTTCGGTCCCTTCACGGATGATCTCCTCTACCTCACCTAAATGGGTGAGGTAGTAATCCCTCTTCTCCTGGATAGGGGCCAGATATTCTTTCACCCTCTTGACCAAGATTCTTTTGCACTCGGTGCATCCTATTCCAGCCCGACGACAATCCCTATCGATCTCCCGGACAACCTCGGGATCAGTATAGATGCGGTGATAGGAGAAGACGCTGCACACCTCTGGGTCCCCTGGATCCTTCCTGTATCCCCTTTGAGGGTCTGTGATCATCTGCTCGATCTTGGCCGCCAGGACCTCTTCAGGGTCAGAGATATAGATGGCGTTGTTGTAGCTCTTACTCATCTTCCTCCCATCGATCCCCAGCAGGTTGGGGACTTCCGTTAATAACGCCTCGGGAAGGGGGAACACCTCTCGATATAGATAGTTAAACCTGCGGGCTATCTCCCTGGTGATCTCTAAATGGGGGAGTTGATCCCTGCCCACGGGGACATAATTACCCTTGTACATGAGGATGTCGGCGGCCTGCAGCACGGGATATCCGAGAAAGCCATAAGTCCCCAGCTCTTTGTCCCCCAGCTCTTCTTGCTGCTCCTTGTATGTGGGGTTGCGCTCCAACCAACCGAGGGGGGTGATCATGGACAGCAGGAGATGGAGCTCTGCATGTTCCTTTATCCACGACTGGACAAAGAGGGTGCTGCGCTGGGGATCTAGGCCCACACTCAACCAATCGATGAACATCTCGGTCAAACTCTCGTTGATGACGGAGGTATTCTTGTATTCAGAGGTCAAGGCGTGCCAATCCGCAGCGAAATAAAAGCATTCATACTCGTCCTGGAGACCCCGCCAGTTCTCTAGGATGCCGTGAATATGCCCCAAGTGGGTCTTGCCGGTGGGACGCATGCCGCTTACTACCCGCCTCTTCTCCATATCATATTCCTCCCTAAATATGTGGTCCCAAAAAGAGTTGCACGCCGAACATTATGACAGGGAAGACAACGAAATTGACCACCTGGGTGATGATCAAAAAGATGAGGATCAAGAACCCATAGGGCTCTACCTTAGCAAAGGTCTCTGCCTTCTCCGGGGGAAGAAGCCCAGCCAGGACCCTACCTCCATCAAGGGGAGGGATGGGGATGATATTGAAGATGGCCAGCCCCAGGTTGATCACCACGCCCACCTTTAACATGAGCAGGATGGGAACAAATATCTTGAGGAGCAGAGGAAAGTTGGGAAGGGAAAGCTGGAGCAGGAACCGGAAGGCGATGGCGAAGACCCCTGCCAGCAGGACATTGGTCACCGGACCAGCCAAGGCCACCCACATCATATCTCTGCGGGGGTCCTTGAAATTTAAGGGGTTTACCGGCACCGGCTTGGCCCAACCGATCATCCTGGTGAAAAAGAAGACCAAGGTCCCCACCAGATCGAGGTGTTTGATGGGGTTGAGGGTAAGCCTGCCTGCCAACCGCGGCGTCGGATCCCCCAACCGGTCGGCCACCCACCCATGGGCGACCTCATGTAAGGTCACAGCCAATAGGATGGGAAGGACTAAGATGGAGATTTGTTGAATGGTTGAACCCACGTCCGCCTCAGGGATAAAATTTTCCCCTAAATTATCAGAGCGAAACAATAAAGTCAAACTCGCTCAGCCAGGTAATTGGCGCGAACATACCTTACTTCATCTTCTTTGGTCTTGACCTTGTCTTCGAGGCGGGCCAGGAGGAGGGAATCAAGGATCTCACGGTAGATAGGACCTGGTTGGATACCCAACTCCTGCAGATCCTTCCCCCGCAGAATCACCTTCATATCTTTGAGCTTGGTGAAGAAGAGGGAGACCGACTTCTTTACCTCCTTCTCATCTGTCTTGGCCATCAAATAGAGAAGGACCTCGATGGAAATGGGCTTAAAAAGGGCATATATCTCCTTGGGCCTCATCCGCCTTTTGCGGGCCTTTTGCAGTATGGTGAACCCTTCCCTTCTCCCCTCTATCAATCTCTTTCTGTACCGTGGGGAAAGGGAGAGCCTCTGGGCCATCTCTTCCAACCCTTCCGGCTGCAACTGATCGGCCAAACCGAAGAGATAGACCATCCATTTCAAATAGCCCCCCCCTAAAAAGAGGAGATCAAACCAGCTGATCACCTCATATATCCTGGCCAGCAGGGCCTTGGTCTGAGAGTTATAATCCAAACAAGGATGGATGAATTTGAGGAGATCGAACTCCGCCATCCTCTCCAGTATGGGAAGGGGATTTTCCTCTCGCAGGATCAGCTCCAGCTCCGAGAAGAGCCTCGCCCCGCTCAACCTCTCCAAAAAACCCATGGAGATGGCGTTTTTGATCAGGTTCTGGGTATGCTTCCCGATTTGAAAGCCAAACCTCTGTTCAAAACGGATGGCCCGAAAGATGCGTGATGGATCCTCCACGAAACTGAGGTTGTGCAGGACCCTAACCACCCCCTCCTTCAGATCCCTCTGGCCCCCAAAGAAGTCGAGGAGATGGCCAAAGGCACCTGGTCTCAGCTCGATGGCCAAGGTATTTATGGTAAAGTCCCGGCGGAAGAGGTCCATCTTTATGGAACTGAGCTCTACAGTCGGAAGGGCGGCCGGGCGTTCATAGTATTCCATCCTCGCCGTGGCCACATCGATCTTATATCCATTGGAGAAGAGGATGGTGGCGGTCTTCATCCTTTTGTGTACCTTCACTCGGCATCCACTTTTGGCACCGAAGACCTGGGCAAAGCGGATACCATCCTCCTCCACCACCACATCGATATCGTAGTTCTCCTTCCTCAAGATCAGATCCCTGACAAAGCCTCCCACGGCATATACCTTATACCCTAACTCCTCCCCCACCTGACCTAATGCACGCAGCAGAGAGATGACCTGGAGGGGCAGTCTCTCATCCATGAGCTTGGTGAGCACCTTTTTCCTCGCATAGATGGGACCCAGAGGAGAAGGGGTAAGGGCATCGTGCAGGGCCCGCAAGAGGTCCGTCCTGGTGATCCCCCCGATCAACCTCCCCCCCTCTACCACCGGCAGAAACCTCTGATTCTCCCCCACGATGTAACCCTGCACCTCTCGCAAAGGGGTCCCAGGCCCCACAACAGAAAAATCGGTTGTCATATATTCCCTTACCGAAAGGCCCCCCAGGCCATGGAGGGTGGCCTTCTCCACGGTTGGCCGCGAGATCAGACCCACCAAGTTCTCCCCCATTAAGACAGGCAACACGTTGATATTATAATACTTGCTCAATATCCCATGGGCCTCTTCTAGGGTGTCTCCCTCCTGGATGGTCTTGAGGGGATGGATCATGATATCCTTGGCCCTTATCTTAGGTTTGACCACCTCATGTAAGATCCCCAACAGTCTTTCTTTGGCCTGTACCAGGGTCAAATCCCTGATGGTGGCTGAGGCTGCAGTGGGATGTCCGCCCCCACCGAACTCTACGGCCACCTCGGCCACATTCACCTCCTCCACCCTGCTCCTGCCGATGAGATAGGTTCGATCCTCCATCCTGATCAAGGCGAAGACGACATTGAGGTTCTCCATGTCCTTCAGCTTATGGACCAGGACCGCCACGTCTCCAATATACCTATCGGACGAGCCGGTAGTTACCACCACCTCCACCCCCCGGATATTATATCGCTCTGCCGAACGGATGAGGTCATTGAGCAGAAAGACCTGCTCGGCGGTCAACTCCCTAGTGATCATATCGGAGATGCTGTTGAGGCTCGCCCCTTTCGTGAGGAGATAGGCAGCAGCGTAAAAGTCTTCTTTAGTGGTGGAGCTAAAGGTGAGAGATCCTGTATCCTCGTAGATCCCCAACATCATGATGGTCGCCTCATCAGGGGTGATTCTGATCCCCTTCTGCCTCAATATCCTGAGGAGAATGGTAATGGTGGCCCCTGTCTCCTCTATGACCTCCAGAGTCCCCCTCACATCGTCTGTTGAAGGGGGATGGTGGTCGTAGATATGTATCTCCAAACCGGGTTTGTCCACAATCTCGACAAATTTCCCTATGCGGGACCTCTGCCTCGTATCCACCATGATAAGCCTTCTGATATCTTCCAGTTCTATGTCCTTCACCCTATCCGCTTCCAGGATATAGAAGCTAGAGCGGACAAAGAAGTCCCGCAAACCCTTTTCCTGAGACCCGGGGAATACCAACTTGGCCTCAGGGTAGAGCTTTTGGGCCGCCAACATGGAGGCCAAGGCGTCAAAATCCGCATTGATATGGGTGATGATGACATCCACCAAGATATCCCCCAAATTTTTTATAACCTAGACAATGCGGTATTGTAAAAAATGGGCGTAATGATTATCTTGCACTATGACCCCTTATATGATAGAAGTTATTCTTTATTAAAGGGGTAAGGAGGGCATAGATGGCCAGATGCCTCAGGTGCGGTAATACCTCTGCTTTTAACGTGTGGTGCTCCATTCAGAAGGTCCTGGAAGTAGAGCTCAATGAAAAAGAAGAGCTGGTAGAAATCATAGGGGAACCTGAGGATGAAAGCTTCCATAGTTTAGAAGATATCGAACTGATGGAGGACGATTTGGCCTTCGCGATGGTAAGTTGTGCATGGTGTGGAAGCAAGGAAATAGAGATAGATGGAAAAGAAGAAGTAATCTCCCTCCGCATCCGACATTGAGGAACAAAAACTAATCATCCCTCCTTCCCAGGGGGAAGGGTGAGCTTGACCACCTGTCCCACCTCCCCTAAGAGCCCAAACTCCCTGCCATCAAAGATCACCTTTACGCCACCTGCGTTTCCTATCAAGAGTTCAAAACAGTGAGGCCCCCTACGGGTGTACCTGTCCCCTGGAGAAAGGGTGACATCAAAGGGGGGGGATGACCCCTCCTTTATCTCTACCCATGTCCTCTCCGAGGCCTCGATGACAAGGACATGTTCTCGTCCAGGCAAGGCCTCCTCTTTCTCCTGCGCACCACCTTTAGGCAGAGGCGTTGATTCCTCCGCCGAAGGAGTGAGGGAAGGGGCCTGCAAATTGCCAGGGGGAGATGTAACCTCCTGCTCTGTGTAGGTCCCTTTGATGGATGCCTCCTCTACTCGCTCCCTGGGGCCTTGTCCAATCAGTAAGAGGAAAAGGACTATTATGATCATCAAGAGGATGGCCCCAGCAACAATGTACTTTTTGGGTACTTCCTTCTCCCTTTCGAGGAAGGGCTCTTCTGTCCCCTTGGTCGGGTATTCCTTTTGCCACTCTTTATATCTGAACAGGACCTCTTCGGGGTCCAACCCAATATATCTGGCGTAGGCCTCTATGAAACCCTTCACAAAGACCTCTGGAGGCAGAACCTCTCGTTGATCCTCTTCAATGGCCTCCAAGATGGTGCGACGAATCTTAGTGGCCCGGCAGATCTCCTCTAACGAGGCCTTTCTTGCCTCTCGCTCTTTTCTTAGATAGGCACCAAAACTTTCCATCTCCACCTTCACCATACCATATAGCGCCCTATGACTTTTGTCAATTTCTTCTTAAGCGAGGCCAAACTCCCGCAAGGCATAATCCTTCTTCGTCCAGTCCTTCTGCACCCTCACCCAAAGGTCCAGGTATACCTTGGCACCCAGGAGCTGCTCCAGGTCCATCCTGGCCCGTTTTCCGATCTCTTTCAACATCCTTCCACCCTTCCCAATGAGAATCCCCTTCTGAGATTCCCTCTCTATATTGATAGAGGTCCTTATCCAGATCACTCCCCCCTCCCTCTCCTTAAAATCCTCCACCACCACCGCACATGAATAGGGGATCTCCTGATGGGTCAGGTAAAAGATCTTCTCCCGGATGATCTCCCTCGCCATAAACCTCTCCGTCTGATCGGTGATGAAGTCATCCGGATAGTACTTGGGACCAGGGGGAAGGAATGCTATAATCTCTTTTTCTAAGCGGTCCACTCCGGTGCCCAAGAGGGCCGATATCCGCATGACCTTGGTATAAGGGAAAGGGGGTTCTGGCAAGGCACCACCTCCTTTTACCAGATCGACCTTGTTGATCAATAAGATGACCGGGGCCTTTATCCCCTCAAGGACCTCCCATACTATCTCCTCCCCTTGTAGGAAGGGTCGGAAGGCCTCTACCATGTGGAGGACTATATCGGCATCTTGCAAGGCACCTTTGGTCGCATTGAGCATATATCTGTTGTGTTTTGAGGTGTCCTCATGGATCCCAGGGGTATCTACAAAGATGATCTGGGCATGAGGAAGGGTCTTGACCCCGAGGATCCTATTCCAAGTGGTCTGTGGTTTGGGTGAGACGATGGCAATCTTCTCCCCCAGGAAACGATTGAGGAGGGTGGACTTCCCCACATTGGGCCGCCCAATAATGGGGACAAAACCCGAATGGAAATCATCTTCCTGCTTCTCCAATCCCCTCCTCCTTCTTTTTTTTGATGGTGTAACGGATGAGCCCCTTGATGACCTGACTCCTCTTGGCCCCTCCGAGGATCACTTTTAGGTCTTCATAGACCG
It encodes:
- a CDS encoding helix-turn-helix domain-containing protein, with translation MVKVEMESFGAYLRKEREARKASLEEICRATKIRRTILEAIEEDQREVLPPEVFVKGFIEAYARYIGLDPEEVLFRYKEWQKEYPTKGTEEPFLEREKEVPKKYIVAGAILLMIIIVLFLLLIGQGPRERVEEASIKGTYTEQEVTSPPGNLQAPSLTPSAEESTPLPKGGAQEKEEALPGREHVLVIEASERTWVEIKEGSSPPFDVTLSPGDRYTRRGPHCFELLIGNAGGVKVIFDGREFGLLGEVGQVVKLTLPPGKEG
- the era gene encoding GTPase Era; translated protein: MEKQEDDFHSGFVPIIGRPNVGKSTLLNRFLGEKIAIVSPKPQTTWNRILGVKTLPHAQIIFVDTPGIHEDTSKHNRYMLNATKGALQDADIVLHMVEAFRPFLQGEEIVWEVLEGIKAPVILLINKVDLVKGGGALPEPPFPYTKVMRISALLGTGVDRLEKEIIAFLPPGPKYYPDDFITDQTERFMAREIIREKIFYLTHQEIPYSCAVVVEDFKEREGGVIWIRTSINIERESQKGILIGKGGRMLKEIGKRARMDLEQLLGAKVYLDLWVRVQKDWTKKDYALREFGLA